One Halarcobacter ebronensis genomic window carries:
- a CDS encoding alpha-D-ribose 1-methylphosphonate 5-triphosphate diphosphatase has protein sequence MQTILRSTNVLIDEEFIAADLVIQGEFIQRVDKYGENEIAVDLGDKKIVPGIVDLHSDAIEKEIEPRPNATFPVELAISELDKKLSMAGVTTMFHAIGFEENPKKRRSIDLAIHQIEEIFYANEKHLGVDNFVHARFELSSSEAVEPIKEVINKGMVKLVSLMDHSPGQGQFKTLETFKAFYGKHYGLDDEDIKAVIDKKMNKNEEKINELITFVNDKGITLLSHDDDCMQKLDGLLKLGVKISEFPLSLEVAKYAVDKGIATGMGAPNIVRGGSQSGNIAAIDLVKEGVCKYLCSDYHPTSMLQAVYRMKKDANLDIAKGFSMITSTPAKYAHLYDRGEIKEGKRADIIVIDDTNIPKVILTIKDGESIYNGIRGFRL, from the coding sequence ATGCAAACTATTTTAAGAAGTACAAATGTACTAATAGATGAAGAGTTTATAGCTGCTGATTTGGTAATTCAAGGAGAGTTTATTCAAAGAGTAGATAAGTATGGAGAAAATGAAATTGCAGTTGATTTAGGGGATAAAAAGATTGTTCCAGGAATTGTTGATTTGCACTCTGATGCAATAGAAAAAGAGATAGAACCAAGACCAAATGCTACTTTTCCTGTTGAACTTGCAATTTCAGAACTTGATAAAAAGCTCTCTATGGCAGGAGTTACAACTATGTTTCATGCAATAGGTTTTGAAGAGAATCCAAAAAAGAGAAGATCAATTGATTTAGCAATTCATCAAATTGAAGAGATTTTTTATGCAAATGAGAAACATTTAGGGGTTGATAACTTTGTTCATGCAAGGTTTGAGTTAAGTTCAAGTGAAGCGGTTGAGCCAATAAAAGAGGTTATAAATAAAGGAATGGTAAAACTTGTATCACTTATGGATCACTCTCCTGGACAAGGACAGTTTAAAACTTTGGAAACATTTAAAGCTTTTTATGGGAAACACTACGGTTTGGATGACGAAGATATAAAAGCTGTAATTGATAAAAAGATGAACAAAAATGAAGAGAAAATTAATGAATTAATCACTTTTGTAAATGATAAGGGTATTACCCTTTTAAGCCATGATGATGATTGTATGCAAAAGCTTGATGGATTACTTAAACTTGGAGTTAAAATTTCAGAATTTCCACTAAGTTTAGAGGTTGCAAAATATGCTGTTGACAAAGGAATAGCTACAGGAATGGGAGCACCTAATATTGTAAGAGGTGGAAGTCAAAGTGGGAATATTGCTGCAATTGATTTGGTTAAAGAGGGTGTTTGTAAATACCTTTGCTCTGATTATCATCCAACTTCTATGTTACAAGCAGTTTATAGAATGAAAAAAGATGCAAATTTAGATATTGCAAAAGGTTTTTCAATGATTACTTCAACTCCTGCAAAATATGCACATTTGTATGATAGGGGAGAGATAAAAGAGGGGAAAAGAGCAGATATTATTGTAATAGATGATACAAATATCCCTAAAGTTATCCTAACTATTAAAGATGGAGAGTCTATTTACAATGGTATTAGAGGTTTTAGGCTTTAG
- a CDS encoding DapH/DapD/GlmU-related protein: MVKIESLNKKEQVTLGEKPYIATGAVIDNSYFGKYTEVGEYANISNSTLDDYSYVSEYTQIYSSTIGKFSNIAANVRINPGFHPYEMPCQHHFLYRKEMYGFGEDDRAFFNFRELQRVEIGHDTWIGHGAIIMPGIKIGNGAIVGSNAVVTKDVPSYAIVAGVSAKVLKYRFSKDIIKVLEEIAWWNWSHKEIKQRIEDLKDIREFIYKYSK, translated from the coding sequence GTGGTAAAAATAGAGAGTTTAAATAAAAAAGAGCAAGTTACTCTTGGAGAAAAACCCTATATAGCTACAGGTGCAGTAATAGATAATTCATATTTTGGAAAATATACAGAAGTAGGAGAGTATGCAAATATAAGTAATTCAACATTAGATGACTACTCTTACGTTAGTGAATATACACAAATATATTCAAGTACGATAGGAAAGTTTTCAAATATTGCTGCAAATGTTAGAATAAATCCAGGTTTTCATCCTTATGAAATGCCTTGCCAACACCATTTCCTGTATAGAAAAGAGATGTATGGTTTTGGTGAAGATGATAGAGCCTTTTTTAATTTTAGAGAGCTTCAAAGGGTAGAAATAGGGCATGATACTTGGATAGGGCATGGTGCAATAATTATGCCTGGAATTAAAATAGGAAATGGAGCAATAGTAGGTTCAAATGCAGTTGTAACTAAAGATGTACCCTCTTATGCTATAGTTGCAGGAGTAAGTGCAAAAGTTTTAAAATATAGGTTTTCTAAGGATATAATTAAAGTATTAGAAGAGATTGCTTGGTGGAATTGGAGCCATAAAGAGATAAAACAAAGAATTGAGGATTTAAAAGATATTAGAGAGTTTATCTATAAATACTCAAAATAG
- a CDS encoding phosphonate metabolism protein/1,5-bisphosphokinase (PRPP-forming) PhnN, translating into MKSKIVLVVGPSGAGKDTLLRYAKQRLGERVNFVKRYITREADANENNYYIDEYAFEILKHNGYFASSWSAHGNFYGIPKRFIENGLNLISISRSKIKDFEKQYDDVITLNITLPKEKLRQRLISRDRESLEEIEKRLNRDYEKIECKKLIEFDNSALLEESKEKFLELLERIENE; encoded by the coding sequence ATGAAAAGTAAAATTGTATTAGTAGTAGGACCTAGTGGAGCTGGGAAAGACACACTTTTAAGATATGCAAAACAGAGATTAGGGGAAAGGGTGAATTTTGTAAAGAGATATATAACTAGAGAAGCTGATGCAAATGAAAACAACTATTATATTGATGAGTATGCTTTTGAAATATTAAAACATAATGGTTATTTTGCTTCAAGTTGGAGTGCCCATGGGAATTTTTATGGAATTCCTAAAAGATTTATTGAAAATGGTTTAAATCTAATCTCTATTTCAAGGTCAAAAATAAAAGATTTTGAAAAGCAATATGATGATGTAATAACTCTAAATATCACTCTTCCAAAAGAGAAATTAAGACAAAGACTTATAAGTAGAGATAGAGAGTCATTAGAAGAGATTGAAAAGAGATTAAATAGAGATTATGAAAAGATTGAGTGCAAAAAACTAATTGAGTTTGATAACTCTGCTTTACTTGAAGAGTCAAAAGAGAAGTTTCTAGAACTTTTAGAAAGAATTGAGAATGAGTAA
- a CDS encoding endonuclease/exonuclease/phosphatase family protein has translation MSKLKIATLNLDKDSGKFPDRIFSLSNIIYKNRFDILCLQEDFDSKKFSVGKFLNIELNYNYLTTKTRQKIRNGINSSSNLTILSKYPITYLDTLFFNKGKEDTERAALFSKISFKGKDILLINTHLCHLNSQNRIEQINAIIRKIKEYKKFNTVLFCGDFNALPGYTEIKLLKEFGFSDKNRDFTHEDKVILDYIFTKTNKKIEVDSKVMLKGFSDHHCLLNIINFL, from the coding sequence ATGAGTAAACTAAAAATTGCTACATTAAATTTAGATAAAGATAGTGGAAAATTTCCAGATAGAATATTTAGTTTATCTAATATTATTTATAAAAATAGATTTGATATTTTATGTTTGCAAGAGGATTTTGATTCAAAAAAGTTCTCAGTTGGAAAATTTTTAAATATTGAGCTAAATTACAACTATTTGACAACAAAAACAAGACAAAAAATAAGAAATGGGATAAATAGTAGTTCTAATCTTACAATCCTTTCAAAATATCCTATTACCTATTTGGATACTCTTTTTTTTAATAAAGGAAAAGAGGATACAGAAAGAGCAGCACTTTTTTCAAAAATAAGTTTTAAAGGGAAAGATATTTTGTTGATAAATACTCACCTTTGTCACTTAAACAGCCAAAATAGAATAGAGCAGATAAATGCAATAATAAGAAAGATAAAAGAGTATAAAAAGTTTAACACGGTGCTTTTTTGTGGTGATTTTAATGCTCTTCCAGGTTATACAGAGATTAAACTATTAAAAGAGTTTGGTTTTAGTGATAAAAATAGAGATTTTACCCATGAAGATAAAGTTATTTTAGACTATATTTTTACTAAAACAAACAAGAAAATAGAGGTTGACTCAAAGGTTATGTTAAAAGGTTTTAGTGATCACCACTGTTTATTAAATATTATAAATTTTTTATAA
- a CDS encoding MBL fold metallo-hydrolase, which yields MKLKFIGSSDSAGIPVVNCSCNICKDYRKRNKKNLSTCAFLEVDNSYILFDAGDDSINTFFDLKELKAIFLTHFHADHCMGLLRLRYSAIALECYHPSDQNGFSDLFKHKHSIEYKELKAFEEIKIGDITVTALPLLHSKNCFGYFIKSNNTTIAYLTDASSLPSSTLEFLKEKDLDYTFIDACYDERKNSGNHLNYLQASAILDEIETKNGYLMHISHETMQYIENKRIKLKYRYVIDDEEFNF from the coding sequence TTGAAATTAAAATTTATAGGTTCTTCTGATAGTGCTGGAATTCCTGTGGTAAATTGTAGTTGTAATATATGTAAAGATTATAGAAAAAGAAATAAAAAAAATCTTTCAACTTGTGCTTTTTTAGAAGTTGATAACTCTTATATTCTATTTGATGCGGGAGATGATTCTATTAACACTTTTTTTGACTTAAAAGAGTTAAAAGCAATATTTCTAACTCACTTTCATGCAGACCATTGTATGGGACTTTTAAGACTAAGATACTCTGCAATTGCTTTGGAGTGTTATCATCCATCTGACCAAAATGGTTTTTCTGATTTATTTAAACATAAACACTCAATTGAATATAAAGAGCTAAAAGCTTTTGAAGAGATAAAAATAGGAGATATTACTGTTACAGCTTTACCTCTATTACATTCAAAGAACTGTTTTGGTTATTTTATAAAGAGTAATAACACAACTATTGCATATCTAACTGATGCCTCATCTTTACCCTCTTCAACACTGGAATTTTTAAAAGAAAAAGATCTTGATTATACTTTTATTGACGCTTGTTATGATGAGAGAAAAAATTCAGGAAATCATCTTAATTATCTTCAAGCAAGCGCTATTTTAGATGAAATAGAGACCAAAAATGGTTACTTGATGCATATATCTCATGAAACTATGCAGTATATTGAAAATAAGAGAATAAAGCTTAAATATAGATATGTAATTGATGATGAGGAGTTTAATTTTTGA
- a CDS encoding HAD-IIA family hydrolase: MFENIGGFIIDLDGGFFKDFHILPGGKDFIETLKSNNIPFVFLSNLTTKTPDELHEILFRVGVYIEKDQIITSSVLARDYLKENFPSSSVKVYGSKALKSVIYQEYKIGVVDADIIVIGMDPKISIDDLSNIRRHIHEGKKVIFTNPDYYTPTLRGYDFECGLMVELFKPHLREEPIIIGKPSKYSFETAIKKLNVPREYIAMIGDTYETDIKGAHDFGLIPIHLQTASDDSYNTLKLDAYEYKNLEDLCIAFKSYV; this comes from the coding sequence ATGTTTGAAAATATAGGTGGATTTATTATTGACCTTGATGGGGGCTTTTTTAAAGATTTTCATATTTTACCTGGTGGTAAAGATTTTATTGAGACTCTAAAATCAAATAATATTCCTTTTGTTTTTCTAAGTAATTTAACTACAAAAACACCCGATGAACTCCATGAAATACTCTTTAGAGTTGGAGTTTATATTGAAAAAGATCAAATTATAACTTCCTCAGTACTTGCAAGAGACTACTTAAAAGAGAATTTCCCAAGTTCAAGTGTAAAAGTTTATGGAAGTAAAGCTTTAAAAAGTGTTATCTATCAAGAGTATAAAATAGGTGTGGTTGATGCAGATATTATTGTAATAGGAATGGATCCAAAAATTTCCATAGATGATTTATCAAATATTAGAAGACATATTCATGAGGGCAAAAAGGTAATATTTACAAATCCTGATTATTACACTCCAACTTTACGTGGATATGATTTTGAGTGTGGTTTAATGGTAGAACTATTTAAACCACATCTTAGGGAAGAGCCAATAATTATAGGCAAACCTTCAAAATATTCTTTTGAAACAGCAATCAAAAAATTAAATGTGCCAAGAGAATATATTGCAATGATTGGTGATACTTATGAAACTGATATTAAAGGGGCACATGATTTTGGACTTATTCCTATTCATCTTCAAACAGCTAGTGATGATAGTTATAATACTTTAAAATTAGATGCCTATGAGTATAAAAATTTAGAGGATTTGTGTATAGCTTTTAAAAGTTATGTATAA
- the trpB gene encoding tryptophan synthase subunit beta, translating to MADYLKKHPDKKGYFGRFGGSFIPPVLEEPFARITKEYEKLKNDPQFIEELKYVRKHYQGRPTPISYAKNLTNFCGGAKIYLKREDLNHSGAHKLNHCMAEVILAKHMGFKKVIAETGAGQHGVALATAAAYFGLECEIHMGEVDIKKEHPNVVRMKILGAKIIPATHGLKTLKEAVDSAFESYIGQADTSIYCIGSVVGPHPFPMMVRDFQSIVGFESKEQFAEHENGALPDNIVACVGGGSNSMGIFSAFIDDKQVNLYGVEPMGRGDKIGEHSATLTYGEEGVMHGFNSIMLKDEKGEPAPVYSIGSGIDYPSVGPEHAYLKDIGRTKVGLCDDKEAVDAFYKLSQLEGIIPALESAHAVGFAMKLAKTLPKDKTILVNVSGRGDKDIDFVVENHPIPNAKF from the coding sequence ATGGCTGATTATTTAAAAAAGCATCCCGATAAAAAGGGTTATTTTGGAAGATTTGGAGGTTCATTTATACCACCAGTTTTAGAAGAACCTTTTGCAAGGATTACTAAAGAGTATGAAAAACTAAAAAATGATCCACAATTTATAGAAGAGTTAAAATATGTTAGAAAACATTATCAAGGAAGACCAACTCCTATCTCTTATGCAAAAAATCTAACAAATTTTTGTGGTGGAGCTAAAATATATCTAAAAAGAGAAGATTTAAACCACTCAGGAGCACACAAATTAAACCACTGTATGGCAGAAGTTATTTTAGCTAAACACATGGGATTTAAAAAAGTTATTGCAGAAACAGGGGCAGGACAACATGGAGTTGCCCTTGCAACTGCTGCAGCTTATTTTGGCTTGGAATGTGAAATACATATGGGTGAAGTTGATATAAAAAAAGAGCATCCAAATGTTGTTAGAATGAAAATCTTAGGGGCAAAAATTATCCCCGCAACACATGGATTAAAAACACTTAAAGAGGCTGTTGATTCTGCTTTTGAAAGTTATATTGGTCAAGCTGATACCTCTATATATTGTATTGGTTCTGTTGTGGGACCTCACCCTTTTCCAATGATGGTTAGAGATTTTCAAAGTATAGTTGGATTTGAATCAAAGGAGCAGTTTGCAGAACATGAAAATGGTGCATTGCCAGATAATATTGTTGCTTGTGTTGGTGGAGGTTCAAATTCAATGGGAATTTTTTCAGCATTTATAGATGATAAACAAGTAAATCTTTATGGGGTTGAACCAATGGGAAGAGGTGATAAAATAGGCGAACACTCTGCAACTCTAACTTATGGTGAAGAGGGAGTTATGCATGGGTTTAATTCAATTATGTTAAAAGATGAGAAGGGAGAACCAGCTCCTGTTTATTCTATTGGTTCAGGAATTGATTATCCAAGTGTTGGACCTGAACATGCTTACTTAAAAGATATAGGAAGAACAAAAGTTGGACTTTGTGATGATAAAGAGGCAGTTGATGCCTTTTATAAACTATCACAACTTGAAGGAATTATTCCAGCTTTAGAATCAGCTCATGCAGTTGGTTTTGCTATGAAGTTAGCAAAAACACTTCCAAAAGATAAAACTATTTTAGTAAATGTAAGTGGTAGAGGGGACAAAGATATAGATTTTGTAGTTGAAAATCACCCTATTCCAAATGCAAAATTTTAG
- a CDS encoding amino acid-binding protein: MKNAIKQLSIFLENKKGELTDITNVLSTNKISIKALNLVDSSDFGILRLLVDDIQSAKRIMDDSGFSSTISEVFAVSIEDHIGSFNEVLTLLSQNDINIEYTYTINSSLNGAFIFKVSKDDFEKATKVLAKSKVKLLKVI; the protein is encoded by the coding sequence TTGAAAAATGCAATAAAACAATTATCAATTTTTTTAGAGAATAAAAAAGGTGAATTAACAGATATTACAAATGTATTATCAACAAATAAAATCTCTATAAAAGCTTTAAATCTAGTTGATAGTAGTGATTTTGGTATCTTACGACTTTTAGTTGATGATATACAGAGTGCAAAAAGAATCATGGATGACAGTGGTTTTTCATCAACAATAAGTGAAGTTTTTGCTGTATCTATTGAGGATCATATTGGTTCATTTAATGAGGTGTTAACTCTTTTATCACAAAATGATATAAATATAGAGTATACATACACAATAAACTCATCGCTAAATGGTGCTTTTATCTTTAAAGTATCAAAAGATGATTTTGAAAAAGCTACTAAAGTTTTAGCAAAATCAAAAGTTAAACTTCTTAAAGTAATATAA
- a CDS encoding phenylacetate--CoA ligase family protein, whose translation MIWNDIECAKKEELKALQISRLTETVERVYTLTPFYKEKFDELKIKPSDIKSLDDIKKLPFTKKQDLRDHYPFGLFTVPMSQVVRVHSSSGTTGKPTVVGYTKRDMDVWDEVMARVFTMAGATQEDIVHNAYGYGLFTGGLGFHSGAEKIGATIIPSSGGFTDRQVMLMKDFGVTILASTPSFALHIAEVASKTGANFKEEFKLKAGIFGAEPTSKGLKEEVAKVWGIDYHEVYGLSEIIGPGVSCSCKNSEHLHIFEDHFYPEIIDPKTGEQLPDGKRGELVITSLTKQALPIIRYRTGDITSLIRTPCKCGRTMVRMESVVGRVDDMIIINGVNVYPSQVEHVISQTEGLSLNYQIVVDKKGHLDQLDILIEVSDEIMIDSVGEMEKIKKDIQHNLLTNLYIKTNVKLVEPRSIERSVGKAVRIIDKRK comes from the coding sequence ATGATTTGGAATGATATTGAATGTGCTAAAAAAGAGGAGTTAAAAGCACTTCAAATAAGTAGATTAACGGAGACTGTTGAAAGAGTCTATACTTTAACTCCTTTTTATAAAGAGAAATTTGACGAACTAAAAATAAAACCATCTGATATTAAATCATTGGATGATATAAAAAAATTGCCCTTTACAAAAAAACAAGATTTAAGAGATCATTATCCTTTTGGTCTTTTTACTGTACCTATGAGCCAAGTAGTTAGAGTTCACTCATCATCTGGGACAACAGGAAAACCAACAGTTGTTGGATATACAAAAAGAGATATGGATGTATGGGATGAGGTTATGGCAAGAGTTTTTACTATGGCTGGAGCTACCCAAGAGGATATTGTTCATAATGCTTATGGATATGGACTTTTTACAGGAGGTCTTGGTTTTCATAGTGGAGCTGAAAAAATTGGAGCAACTATTATTCCAAGTTCTGGTGGATTTACAGATAGACAAGTAATGCTTATGAAAGATTTTGGTGTTACTATTTTAGCTTCAACGCCCTCTTTTGCTCTTCATATAGCTGAAGTTGCTTCTAAAACAGGTGCAAATTTTAAAGAGGAATTTAAACTAAAAGCTGGAATATTTGGTGCAGAACCAACCTCTAAAGGACTTAAAGAAGAGGTAGCTAAAGTTTGGGGAATTGATTATCATGAAGTATATGGATTATCTGAAATAATTGGCCCAGGAGTTAGTTGTTCATGTAAAAACTCTGAGCACCTTCATATTTTTGAAGATCATTTTTATCCTGAAATTATTGATCCAAAAACAGGAGAACAACTTCCAGATGGCAAAAGAGGTGAGCTTGTAATAACCTCTTTAACTAAACAGGCTCTTCCAATTATTAGATATAGAACTGGAGATATAACTTCGCTTATTAGAACTCCTTGTAAATGTGGAAGAACAATGGTTAGAATGGAGAGTGTAGTAGGAAGAGTTGATGATATGATAATTATAAATGGTGTTAATGTATATCCATCACAAGTTGAACATGTTATATCTCAAACAGAAGGGTTAAGTTTAAATTATCAAATTGTTGTTGATAAAAAAGGTCATCTGGATCAGCTTGATATTTTAATTGAAGTAAGTGATGAAATTATGATAGACTCAGTGGGAGAAATGGAAAAAATCAAAAAAGATATTCAACACAATCTCTTAACAAACCTATATATCAAAACAAATGTAAAACTTGTTGAACCAAGAAGTATTGAAAGAAGCGTAGGGAAAGCTGTTAGAATAATAGATAAAAGGAAATAG
- a CDS encoding 2-oxoacid:acceptor oxidoreductase family protein codes for MRYQVVIAGFGGQGSVFLVKILALCAGNKNVACLGTENHGMSQRGGAVSCTIKLGDYSNPIIDPSQADLLIGLEKNEALRNINYLKPSGTLAVNAEDSFPKDDVSAKVIQIDAFTKAKNREFPIQGLNVYMLGVVLAKCEDFPFTLEDVKEALVQFNPKVAQENIEVLEKAIEDIKGK; via the coding sequence ATGAGATATCAAGTTGTAATTGCAGGATTTGGTGGGCAAGGTTCTGTATTTTTAGTAAAAATATTAGCTCTTTGTGCAGGTAATAAAAATGTAGCTTGTTTAGGAACAGAAAATCATGGTATGTCTCAAAGAGGTGGTGCTGTTTCATGTACTATTAAACTTGGAGACTACTCTAATCCTATAATTGATCCATCACAAGCTGACCTTCTAATTGGTTTAGAAAAGAATGAGGCATTAAGAAATATAAACTATTTAAAACCATCTGGAACACTTGCAGTTAATGCAGAAGATAGTTTTCCAAAAGATGATGTAAGTGCAAAAGTGATTCAAATAGATGCTTTTACTAAAGCAAAAAATAGAGAGTTTCCTATTCAAGGATTAAATGTATATATGTTAGGTGTGGTTTTGGCAAAATGTGAAGATTTTCCTTTTACTTTAGAAGATGTAAAAGAGGCACTTGTACAGTTTAATCCAAAAGTTGCCCAAGAGAATATTGAAGTACTAGAAAAAGCGATTGAAGATATAAAAGGAAAATAA
- a CDS encoding thiamine pyrophosphate-dependent enzyme: protein MKQTLMGNDAIALGMIHSNIDMVSGYPGTPSSEILTNVQKLKAQLKLDLYAQWATNEKVGFEVAYAGAIAGRRAAATMKQVGLNVASDPLMSAAYIGNLGAFVLIVADDPGFHSSQTEQDSRVFAKFAKIPVLDPATPQDAYDFVSLAVDISEKFQTPTMLRPVMRVCHARQIVEVKENHEFNPKKGKFQREISRWAAVPRAGRLRQGYEMIDRINAIKEYNWEELIKPEFEACKGGKLLVLTSGTGYGFAKEALEDLGIKADIVKFKMPYPLPENKIREQFANYEHILVVEEPMACIEEQIMASNVHGRLDNTMNVIDELQKIYIQDALTKLGLYKGENLYPSIPFKDEIPARPPNLCPGCPHRDVYYSIMKVFKKKKSIYPSDIGCYTLAINQEAIDTVLCMGASVSMASGFSIADPEKYTVATIGDSTFFHGGIPPLINAVYQKHKFLLVILDNSVVAMTGRQKPPQRQNGEVDIVKIAEGCGAETYEYVYSNDLNDTISFFKKMKEKYENATGPIVAVVREFCVLDKEVVGQHIHGEFAKVIAEECVACDHCTTIYKCPPMGYNEEGKVEIDPFLCIGCGSCLNVVCPTEAFTVDEERSK, encoded by the coding sequence ATGAAACAAACATTAATGGGTAATGATGCTATTGCATTAGGTATGATTCACTCTAATATAGATATGGTTTCTGGATATCCAGGTACTCCATCTAGTGAAATTCTAACTAATGTTCAAAAACTAAAAGCTCAATTAAAATTAGACCTTTATGCACAATGGGCAACCAATGAAAAAGTTGGTTTTGAAGTTGCTTATGCTGGAGCTATTGCAGGAAGAAGAGCGGCAGCTACCATGAAACAAGTAGGATTAAATGTTGCAAGTGATCCTTTAATGAGTGCAGCTTACATTGGAAATCTTGGTGCCTTTGTACTTATTGTTGCAGATGATCCTGGGTTTCACTCATCACAAACAGAACAAGATAGTAGAGTATTTGCAAAGTTTGCAAAAATACCAGTATTGGACCCAGCAACTCCTCAAGATGCTTATGATTTTGTCTCTTTAGCTGTTGATATTTCAGAGAAGTTTCAAACTCCAACAATGTTAAGACCTGTAATGAGAGTTTGTCATGCAAGACAAATTGTTGAAGTAAAAGAGAATCATGAGTTTAATCCTAAAAAAGGAAAATTCCAAAGGGAAATCTCAAGATGGGCAGCAGTTCCTAGAGCAGGAAGATTAAGACAAGGTTATGAGATGATTGATAGAATAAACGCTATCAAAGAGTATAACTGGGAAGAGTTAATCAAACCTGAATTTGAAGCCTGTAAAGGTGGGAAACTTTTAGTTCTTACTTCTGGAACTGGATATGGTTTTGCAAAAGAGGCTTTAGAGGATTTAGGAATTAAAGCTGATATTGTTAAATTTAAAATGCCTTATCCTCTACCTGAAAACAAAATCAGAGAACAGTTTGCAAACTATGAGCATATATTAGTTGTAGAAGAACCAATGGCATGTATAGAAGAGCAAATTATGGCTTCAAATGTACATGGTAGACTTGATAATACAATGAATGTAATTGATGAATTACAGAAGATATATATTCAAGATGCCCTAACAAAATTAGGACTATATAAGGGTGAAAATCTATATCCATCAATTCCTTTTAAAGATGAGATTCCTGCACGTCCACCAAATTTATGTCCTGGATGTCCACACAGAGATGTATATTACTCTATCATGAAAGTATTTAAAAAGAAAAAATCTATCTATCCATCAGATATTGGATGTTATACCCTAGCAATAAACCAAGAAGCTATTGATACTGTTTTATGTATGGGAGCTTCTGTATCTATGGCAAGTGGTTTTTCAATTGCTGACCCAGAAAAATATACTGTTGCAACAATTGGAGATAGTACCTTTTTCCATGGAGGAATTCCTCCTCTAATAAATGCAGTATATCAAAAACACAAATTTTTACTTGTGATTTTAGATAACTCAGTTGTTGCTATGACAGGAAGACAAAAACCACCACAAAGACAAAATGGTGAAGTAGATATTGTAAAAATTGCTGAAGGTTGTGGAGCTGAAACTTATGAGTATGTATACTCAAATGACCTAAACGATACTATCTCTTTTTTTAAGAAAATGAAAGAGAAGTATGAAAATGCAACAGGACCAATAGTTGCAGTTGTTAGAGAGTTTTGTGTACTTGATAAAGAAGTAGTAGGACAACATATTCATGGTGAATTTGCAAAAGTTATTGCTGAAGAGTGTGTTGCCTGTGATCACTGTACTACGATATATAAATGTCCTCCTATGGGATATAACGAAGAGGGAAAAGTTGAAATTGACCCATTTTTGTGTATTGGTTGTGGTTCATGTTTAAATGTAGTATGTCCAACAGAAGCCTTTACTGTAGATGAAGAAAGGAGCAAATAA
- a CDS encoding symporter small accessory protein, with protein MYGADLGVSLAFLLTIASALLCVWYGAINWNKDANNEVDINLKTWANDEDKIDEAL; from the coding sequence ATGTATGGAGCAGATTTGGGAGTTAGCTTAGCTTTTTTGTTAACTATTGCTTCAGCACTATTATGTGTATGGTATGGTGCAATTAATTGGAATAAAGATGCTAATAATGAAGTTGATATCAACTTAAAAACTTGGGCTAATGACGAAGATAAAATAGATGAGGCACTATAA